In Thalassotalea sp. Sam97, a single window of DNA contains:
- the cspD gene encoding cold shock domain-containing protein CspD, whose protein sequence is MAHGTVKWFNNAKGFGFIRPEDGGEDIFAHYSTIQMDGYRTLKAGQPVDYELNHGPKGQHAASITPVENE, encoded by the coding sequence ATGGCACACGGCACAGTAAAATGGTTTAACAATGCCAAAGGGTTCGGTTTTATTCGTCCGGAGGACGGTGGCGAGGACATTTTTGCTCACTACTCGACGATTCAAATGGACGGATACAGAACGCTTAAGGCAGGACAACCTGTCGATTACGAATTAAACCATGGTCCAAAAGGCCAACATGCAGCAAGTATTACTCCTGTTGAAAATGAGTAA
- the clpS gene encoding ATP-dependent Clp protease adapter ClpS: MGKVKEDIGTDQQLLEDEQQDIKRPSMYRVILLNDDYTPMDFVVDVLTRFFNMDSDQATQIMLTIHYKGKASCGIFTADVAETKVDQVAGYAREHQHPLMCTMEKV, from the coding sequence ATGGGAAAGGTCAAAGAAGACATTGGCACAGATCAACAATTACTGGAAGATGAACAGCAAGATATAAAGCGTCCATCGATGTACCGAGTAATTTTGTTGAACGACGATTACACGCCAATGGACTTTGTTGTAGATGTTTTGACACGATTTTTTAACATGGATAGTGATCAAGCCACACAAATCATGCTTACAATACATTATAAGGGTAAAGCAAGTTGTGGCATTTTTACTGCCGATGTTGCGGAAACTAAGGTGGATCAAGTTGCAGGTTATGCACGAGAGCACCAGCACCCGTTAATGTGTACGATGGAAAAGGTATAA
- a CDS encoding NADP-dependent isocitrate dehydrogenase → MTTEHSNIIYTITDEAPALATHSFLPIVQAYASTAGVDVSTKDISLAGRILAHFPEYLTEEQRVSDALAELGELAKQPEANIIKLPNISASIPQLQAAIKELQQQGYALPNFPEEPKNDEQAAIKAQYAKVLGSAVNPVLREGNSDRRAPASVKQYAKNNPHSMGEWQSDSKSHVASMTEGDFFGSEQSVTIDNATKVNIIHRDVNGNDTVLKADLALEDGEIIDSSCMNKNKLRAFLAEQIDVAKQQGILFSLHMKATMMKVSDPIIFGHCVSVFYQDVLQKHAELFEQLGVDVNNGIGDVFAKIGELPAEKQAEIEADFAALYEQRPDLAMVNSHKGITNLHVPSDVIIDASMPAMIRSSGCMWNKNDELQDTVAVIPDRCYAGVYQATIDFCKEHGAFDPRTMGTIPNVGLMAKKAEEYGSHDKTFQVAASGTMRVEDEHGNVLMQHDVEQGDIWRMCQVKDAPIQDWVKLAVNRARLSNTPAVFWLNEARAHDAQLIKKVNAYLPNHDTDGLDIRILAPVEATMFSLERMKNGEDTISVTGNVLRDYLTDLFPILELGTSAKMLSIVPLMNGGGLFETGAGGSAPKHVQQFEKENYLRWDSLGEFLALAASFEHLANVNGNKKAQVLADTLDAATATFLAENKSPARKLGQIDNRGSHFYLTMYWAQELAAQDVDAELKSRFAPLAETLTANEARIVEELNSAQGESKDIAGYYKPNDALASQAMRPSKTFNDAIASL, encoded by the coding sequence ATGACTACGGAACATTCTAACATCATTTATACCATCACTGATGAAGCGCCAGCACTGGCGACTCACTCGTTTCTACCTATCGTGCAAGCCTATGCTTCGACTGCTGGTGTTGATGTATCAACCAAAGATATTTCTTTAGCGGGTCGTATTTTAGCGCACTTCCCTGAGTACTTAACAGAAGAGCAACGTGTCTCTGACGCACTTGCAGAACTTGGTGAGTTAGCAAAGCAGCCTGAAGCGAACATCATTAAACTGCCAAACATCAGTGCGTCTATTCCACAATTGCAAGCAGCCATTAAAGAATTGCAACAACAAGGTTACGCGTTACCTAATTTCCCTGAAGAGCCAAAGAACGACGAACAAGCAGCAATTAAGGCACAGTACGCAAAAGTGCTTGGCTCTGCGGTAAACCCGGTACTTCGTGAAGGTAACTCGGATCGCCGTGCACCGGCTTCGGTAAAACAGTACGCCAAAAACAATCCGCACTCAATGGGTGAGTGGCAAAGTGACTCAAAGTCGCACGTTGCGAGCATGACTGAGGGCGACTTTTTTGGTTCAGAGCAATCGGTGACGATTGACAATGCGACAAAAGTGAACATCATTCATCGTGATGTTAACGGCAACGATACAGTGCTTAAAGCAGACTTAGCCTTAGAAGATGGCGAAATCATCGACTCATCTTGTATGAATAAGAATAAACTTCGCGCGTTCTTAGCAGAGCAAATTGACGTTGCTAAGCAACAAGGTATTCTATTTTCATTGCACATGAAAGCAACCATGATGAAGGTATCGGATCCGATTATCTTTGGTCATTGTGTATCGGTTTTCTATCAAGATGTTTTACAAAAACACGCAGAATTATTTGAACAATTAGGTGTTGATGTAAACAACGGTATTGGCGATGTATTTGCTAAGATTGGTGAATTGCCAGCTGAAAAACAAGCTGAAATTGAAGCGGATTTCGCAGCGCTATACGAGCAACGCCCAGATTTAGCGATGGTAAATTCACACAAAGGGATCACCAACTTGCATGTACCATCTGACGTGATCATTGATGCGTCAATGCCTGCTATGATCCGTTCATCAGGTTGTATGTGGAATAAAAACGACGAATTGCAAGACACTGTTGCTGTAATTCCTGACCGTTGTTACGCCGGTGTGTATCAAGCGACGATTGATTTTTGTAAAGAGCACGGCGCGTTTGATCCACGTACCATGGGTACTATCCCTAACGTTGGTTTGATGGCCAAAAAAGCTGAAGAGTACGGTTCACACGATAAAACATTCCAAGTAGCAGCAAGCGGTACTATGCGCGTTGAAGACGAGCACGGTAATGTGCTAATGCAGCACGATGTTGAGCAAGGCGATATCTGGCGCATGTGTCAGGTAAAAGATGCACCAATTCAAGATTGGGTAAAATTAGCGGTTAATCGAGCTCGCTTAAGCAACACGCCTGCGGTATTTTGGTTAAACGAAGCGCGTGCTCACGATGCACAGTTAATCAAAAAGGTAAACGCATACTTGCCAAATCACGATACGGATGGTTTAGATATTCGTATTCTTGCACCAGTTGAAGCAACCATGTTCTCGTTAGAACGCATGAAAAATGGTGAAGATACGATTTCAGTAACCGGTAACGTTTTACGTGACTACCTTACTGATTTATTCCCAATCTTAGAACTTGGTACGTCGGCGAAAATGCTGTCTATCGTGCCATTAATGAACGGTGGTGGTTTATTTGAAACAGGCGCTGGCGGATCTGCACCTAAACACGTACAACAGTTTGAAAAAGAAAACTACTTGCGTTGGGATTCGTTAGGTGAGTTCTTAGCATTGGCTGCATCATTTGAGCATTTAGCCAATGTAAATGGCAATAAAAAAGCCCAGGTGTTAGCAGATACACTGGATGCTGCAACGGCGACTTTCTTAGCTGAAAACAAATCACCGGCACGTAAGTTAGGCCAAATTGACAACCGTGGTTCACACTTCTATCTAACGATGTACTGGGCGCAAGAGTTAGCGGCACAAGATGTTGATGCAGAGCTAAAATCACGCTTTGCACCACTTGCTGAAACATTAACAGCAAACGAAGCGCGCATCGTTGAAGAATTGAACTCAGCACAAGGTGAGTCGAAAGATATTGCTGGCTATTACAAGCCAAATGATGCGTTAGCATCACAGGCAATGCGTCCTAGTAAAACGTTTAACGACGCAATCGCATCACTTTAA